A DNA window from Paenibacillus sp. HWE-109 contains the following coding sequences:
- the pyrR gene encoding bifunctional pyr operon transcriptional regulator/uracil phosphoribosyltransferase PyrR: MNEAAEHTLIDEMGIRRALTRIAHEILEKNKGVEDCTLIGIRTRGIYLAKRVAERIMEIEGVPIPVGEIDVTSYRDDRVKVKSVEDAREGGKLQIQDRKIILFDDVLFTGRTVRAAMDALIDLGRPQMIQLAVLVDRGHRELPIRPDYVGKNVPTSKSESIEVLLTEIDDKDGVIIHGQRGKQE; this comes from the coding sequence ATGAACGAAGCAGCCGAACATACCCTCATTGATGAAATGGGAATTCGAAGAGCGCTGACGCGGATTGCACACGAGATACTTGAAAAGAATAAAGGGGTAGAAGATTGTACCTTGATTGGGATTCGGACCCGCGGCATTTATTTGGCCAAGCGAGTGGCAGAGCGGATTATGGAAATTGAAGGTGTTCCGATTCCGGTGGGCGAGATCGATGTCACTTCTTACCGCGATGATCGCGTAAAGGTGAAATCGGTGGAGGACGCGCGGGAAGGCGGCAAGCTCCAAATCCAGGACCGTAAAATCATCCTCTTCGATGATGTCCTCTTCACAGGGAGGACCGTAAGAGCAGCGATGGATGCCTTGATAGATTTGGGCAGACCGCAAATGATTCAACTGGCAGTCTTGGTAGACAGAGGACATCGCGAGCTGCCTATTCGCCCGGATTATGTTGGCAAGAACGTACCTACCTCCAAAAGTGAAAGCATCGAAGTGCTGTTAACGGAAATCGATGATAAAGATGGGGTCATCATACATGGGCAGAGGGGGAAACAGGAGTGA
- the carA gene encoding glutamine-hydrolyzing carbamoyl-phosphate synthase small subunit, translated as MQARLLLEDGTLFTGKSFGSEGESVGEVVFNTGITGYQEVLSDPSYCGQIVTMTYPLVGNYGVIRDDFESVRPFIHGFVVREHEEIPSNWRAQYTLGSLLKEYGIVGISGIDTRMLTRKIRHHGVMKSLLTTSNKSVAELTEILRGTSLMTDQVSRVSTKSVYGAPGHKERIVLVDFGAKSGIIRDLSKRDCDVVVVPQDATAEQIRRLAPDGVLLSNGPGDPKDVPHAVEMIKGLLGDIPLFGICLGHQLFALACGADTDKLKFGHRGGNHPVKDLASGRCYITSQNHGYTVKEDSVNGTDLEVTHINNNDRTIEGLKHKKYPAFSVQYHPEAAPGPFDSSYLFDDFISLIRQHKLDNPQQPRQAQMLAQWKASTASTSVKEELQYAKK; from the coding sequence ATGCAGGCAAGATTGTTGCTGGAAGACGGCACTCTTTTTACAGGAAAATCGTTCGGTAGTGAAGGTGAATCCGTCGGCGAGGTTGTATTCAATACAGGGATTACAGGTTATCAGGAGGTGCTTTCCGATCCTTCCTACTGCGGTCAAATCGTGACGATGACGTATCCATTGGTGGGGAACTACGGGGTGATCAGGGATGATTTTGAATCCGTACGTCCTTTCATTCATGGTTTCGTCGTGCGTGAGCACGAAGAGATTCCAAGCAACTGGAGAGCGCAGTACACACTTGGCAGCTTGCTCAAAGAATACGGCATCGTTGGCATCAGCGGCATCGACACTCGTATGTTGACTCGTAAAATTCGTCATCACGGCGTTATGAAAAGCTTATTGACAACATCCAATAAATCCGTTGCGGAATTGACTGAGATCTTGCGCGGTACTTCCCTGATGACGGACCAAGTTTCTCGTGTCTCCACCAAAAGCGTATACGGTGCACCTGGACACAAAGAGCGCATCGTGCTCGTTGATTTCGGTGCCAAAAGCGGGATCATCCGCGATCTGAGCAAACGTGACTGCGACGTTGTCGTTGTGCCTCAAGATGCAACTGCTGAACAAATTCGCCGCCTTGCGCCGGACGGTGTCTTGCTGTCCAACGGCCCTGGGGATCCGAAAGATGTTCCGCACGCGGTTGAAATGATCAAAGGATTGCTCGGCGATATTCCTTTGTTCGGAATCTGCCTTGGTCACCAACTGTTTGCACTTGCTTGCGGCGCGGACACTGATAAATTGAAATTCGGTCACCGCGGCGGCAACCATCCCGTGAAAGATTTGGCTTCCGGTCGCTGCTACATTACATCGCAAAATCATGGCTATACGGTCAAGGAAGATTCCGTGAACGGAACGGACCTTGAAGTAACGCACATTAACAATAATGACCGTACAATCGAAGGTTTGAAACACAAGAAATACCCTGCATTCTCGGTGCAATATCACCCAGAGGCAGCACCGGGGCCATTCGACTCCAGCTACTTGTTTGATGATTTCATCTCGCTGATCCGTCAGCATAAGCTTGATAACCCACAGCAGCCGCGCCAAGCGCAAATGCTTGCTCAGTGGAAAGCTTCCACGGCATCGACATCTGTGAAGGAGGAACTGCAATATGCCAAAAAATAA
- a CDS encoding aspartate carbamoyltransferase catalytic subunit, translating to MSTQTKHFLGLKGVTAGEITSILDRAAYWEQSSPKVSNQLQGKFVSNLFFENSTRTRFSFELAQKRLGADVLNFSAAESSVQKGESIYDTVRTLESMGIDAGVIRLKPNGVLQELAEKIKIPLINAGDGNNEHPTQALLDFYTMRKQFGSFKGLTVSIVGDILHSRVARSNLWGLIALGAKVQFCAPDSMQAPELAEFAPYITFEEALKADVVMMLRVQLERHDKGIIRSAEEYREQYGLTAERASRMAPHAIIMHPAPVNRNVELDDELVEHEKSKIFTQIAHGVPIRMAVIERALS from the coding sequence ATGAGTACACAAACAAAGCATTTTTTAGGATTGAAAGGTGTTACGGCGGGGGAAATAACAAGTATTTTGGATCGGGCAGCTTACTGGGAACAATCTTCCCCTAAGGTATCGAATCAGTTGCAAGGCAAGTTCGTTTCCAACTTATTTTTTGAAAATAGTACAAGAACGCGTTTCTCTTTCGAACTGGCCCAAAAGCGATTAGGGGCTGATGTGCTGAACTTCTCCGCAGCGGAATCAAGCGTGCAAAAAGGTGAATCCATTTACGACACGGTTCGCACGCTGGAGTCCATGGGGATCGATGCCGGTGTCATTCGCTTGAAGCCAAACGGCGTGCTGCAGGAATTGGCCGAGAAAATTAAAATTCCGCTGATCAATGCGGGCGACGGCAATAATGAGCATCCAACACAAGCGCTTCTGGACTTCTACACGATGCGCAAGCAATTCGGCAGCTTCAAGGGTCTGACAGTCTCCATCGTCGGTGACATTCTGCATAGCCGAGTGGCACGCTCCAACTTGTGGGGACTTATCGCGCTGGGCGCCAAAGTTCAGTTCTGCGCGCCAGACAGCATGCAGGCTCCTGAACTCGCTGAGTTCGCTCCATATATCACTTTCGAAGAAGCGCTCAAAGCCGATGTTGTCATGATGCTGCGCGTGCAGCTGGAACGCCACGACAAGGGGATTATCCGCTCGGCTGAAGAATACCGCGAGCAGTATGGTTTGACGGCAGAACGTGCCAGCCGAATGGCGCCGCATGCGATAATCATGCATCCCGCTCCGGTGAATCGCAACGTCGAATTGGATGACGAACTGGTTGAACACGAGAAATCCAAAATTTTCACACAAATTGCTCATGGTGTGCCGATTCGTATGGCGGTCATTGAACGAGCTTTATCATAG
- a CDS encoding dihydroorotase, whose amino-acid sequence MGIWILNGLTVDANNAQAKKHIFIENDKIAQVLDASESSAPQTEGHEVIDAAGKLVTPGFIDMHVHLREPGFEHKENIATGTRSAARGGFTTIACMPNTRPVIDTVDTVKYILDKAATEGVIRVLPYGTITKNQLGRELTDFAALKEAGVIGYTDDGVGVQSAQMMKDAMALAASMDMPIIAHCEDDTLVVGAPVSEGSFAKKHGLKGIPNESEAIHVGRDILLSEATGVHYHVCHVSTEQSVRLIRHAKQFGIKVTAEVCPHHLVLSDEDIPGLDANWKMNPPLRTPRDVQAVIEGLEDGTIDIIVTDHAPHTEEEKAKGMMLAPFGILGFETAFSLLYTKFVLTGQWTLGFLVDRMTQKPADVFGLPYGTLNVGSVADITIVDLETEREVLKEEIVSRSKNTPFIGWKLQGWPVVTIASGKVVWS is encoded by the coding sequence ATGGGTATTTGGATCTTAAACGGACTTACGGTTGATGCGAATAATGCACAAGCAAAGAAGCACATTTTTATCGAGAATGACAAGATCGCACAAGTTCTGGATGCTTCGGAAAGCTCAGCTCCGCAAACAGAAGGTCATGAAGTTATCGATGCAGCAGGCAAGCTCGTAACACCTGGCTTCATTGATATGCATGTGCACTTGCGGGAACCGGGATTTGAACATAAAGAAAATATTGCGACAGGTACACGCTCCGCGGCTCGCGGCGGTTTCACAACGATTGCATGCATGCCAAACACGAGGCCGGTTATCGATACAGTCGATACGGTGAAATACATATTGGACAAAGCTGCAACAGAAGGCGTAATTCGGGTGCTTCCCTACGGAACAATTACCAAAAATCAATTAGGCCGTGAGTTAACGGATTTCGCTGCGCTGAAAGAAGCCGGCGTTATCGGTTACACCGATGACGGTGTTGGCGTACAGAGCGCGCAGATGATGAAGGATGCAATGGCTTTGGCCGCATCCATGGACATGCCAATCATCGCACACTGTGAGGATGACACGCTTGTCGTTGGAGCGCCGGTAAGTGAAGGCTCGTTCGCGAAGAAGCACGGCCTGAAAGGGATCCCGAACGAATCCGAGGCGATTCATGTAGGGCGCGATATCCTGTTGTCCGAAGCGACAGGCGTTCACTACCACGTGTGCCATGTGAGCACGGAGCAATCAGTTCGCTTGATCCGACATGCGAAGCAGTTCGGTATCAAAGTGACCGCAGAGGTATGTCCGCATCACCTCGTGCTGTCTGATGAAGACATTCCAGGGCTGGACGCCAACTGGAAGATGAACCCGCCGCTGCGCACGCCGCGCGATGTGCAGGCTGTTATCGAAGGTTTGGAAGACGGCACGATCGATATCATCGTGACGGACCACGCACCGCACACAGAAGAAGAGAAGGCCAAAGGCATGATGCTGGCGCCATTCGGTATCCTGGGATTCGAAACAGCATTCTCGCTGCTGTATACGAAATTCGTTCTAACTGGACAATGGACGCTTGGTTTCCTAGTCGATCGAATGACGCAAAAACCGGCTGATGTATTCGGTCTTCCCTACGGAACGCTGAATGTGGGCAGTGTAGCGGATATCACGATCGTAGATTTGGAAACAGAGCGTGAAGTTCTGAAAGAAGAGATCGTGTCGCGCAGCAAAAACACACCGTTCATCGGTTGGAAGCTGCAAGGTTGGCCGGTTGTGACCATCGCATCCGGTAAAGTGGTCTGGTCGTAA
- the carB gene encoding carbamoyl-phosphate synthase large subunit, whose amino-acid sequence MPKNNTLKKILVIGSGPIVIGQAAEFDYAGTQACQALKEEGMEVILINSNPATIMTDTNMADKVYIEPITLEFVTQIIRQERPDGLLPTLGGQTGLNMAVELARAGVLESENVKLLGTQLTAIEKAEDRDLFRDLMRELEQPVPDSVIVTTVAQAVDFANEIGFPIIIRPAYTLGGTGGGICNTMEELTEIVASGIRYSPIGQCLVERSIAGMKEVEYEVMRDANDNCIVVCNMENFDPVGVHTGDSIVVAPSQTLSDREYQMLRSASLKIIRALNIEGGCNVQYALDPHSFQYYVIEVNPRVSRSSALASKATGYPIAKMAAKIAIGYTLDELVNPVTGQTYACFEPALDYIVSKIPRWPFDKFTAANRKLGTQMKATGEVMAIGRTFEESIHKAVRSLEIGVHRLFLKETDLLDTETLELRLQKPDDERLFLLAEAYRRGYTVEQLQNLTNIDWWFLNKLDGLIKYEKEIAASELTNELLFETKRKGFTDRAIAEIRTLAGCSTFTKEAEIRTHRLKQNIKPVYKMVDTCAAEFEASTPYYYSTYEQEDEVTETTKEKVVVLGSGPIRIGQGIEFDYSTVHAVWAIQAAGYEAVIINNNPETVSTDFNTSDRLYFEPLFFEDVMNVIERENPIGVIVQFGGQTAINLAAPLHKAGVRILGSDLESIDTAEDRKKFEALLSKLSIAQPPGGTVTSVDQAVGTAAKFGYPVIVRPSYVLGGRAMEIVYSDEELLSYMEYAVKINPEHPVLIDRYMLGKEVEVDAICDRETVLIPGIMEHVERAGVHSGDSIAVYPPQSLSDEIKQQIIEITTKIGLELNVVGLVNIQFVIHNDQVYVIEVNPRSSRTVPFLSKVTNIPMANVATRVIMGQKLTDMGYQSGLWPEDKYVSVKVPVFSFAKLRRVDTTLGPEMKSTGEVMGRDINFAKALYKGLIGAGMKIPAAGSVVVTVADKDKEEAIEILKGFYRLGYKIIATGGTATAIQEAGLPVTTVHKLSEGSPNILDLIRGGEAQFVVNTLTKGKEPERDGFRIRREAVENGVVCMTSLDTVRALVNMLEAINFSSRAMPIHA is encoded by the coding sequence ATGCCAAAAAATAATACACTCAAAAAGATCCTCGTTATCGGTTCCGGTCCAATCGTTATCGGTCAGGCAGCGGAATTTGACTATGCGGGCACGCAAGCTTGTCAAGCACTTAAAGAAGAAGGCATGGAAGTTATCCTGATCAACAGCAACCCGGCTACGATCATGACGGATACAAACATGGCGGATAAAGTATATATCGAGCCGATTACACTTGAATTTGTTACACAAATCATTCGTCAAGAACGTCCTGACGGCTTGCTTCCAACACTTGGAGGTCAAACAGGTTTGAACATGGCGGTTGAACTGGCTCGCGCCGGTGTACTGGAAAGCGAGAACGTGAAGCTTCTCGGAACGCAGCTGACGGCGATTGAGAAAGCGGAAGATCGCGATCTTTTCAGAGACTTGATGAGAGAATTAGAGCAGCCGGTACCGGATAGCGTTATCGTAACGACAGTTGCTCAAGCGGTTGATTTTGCTAATGAAATCGGCTTCCCGATCATCATTCGTCCAGCGTACACATTAGGTGGAACTGGTGGCGGTATCTGTAATACGATGGAAGAACTGACGGAAATCGTAGCTTCCGGAATTCGCTACAGCCCAATCGGCCAATGTCTGGTTGAGCGCAGTATTGCAGGTATGAAAGAAGTCGAGTATGAGGTAATGCGTGACGCAAATGATAACTGTATCGTTGTGTGTAACATGGAGAATTTCGATCCAGTAGGTGTACATACCGGAGATAGTATCGTTGTCGCACCAAGCCAAACACTTTCGGATCGCGAGTATCAAATGCTGCGTTCCGCATCGCTCAAAATTATTCGCGCCTTGAACATTGAAGGCGGATGTAACGTACAGTACGCCTTAGATCCACATAGCTTCCAATATTATGTCATCGAAGTTAACCCGCGTGTAAGCCGCTCCTCAGCGCTTGCGTCCAAAGCGACTGGTTACCCGATCGCCAAAATGGCAGCGAAAATTGCGATTGGCTACACGCTCGATGAGCTTGTCAATCCAGTAACAGGCCAAACCTATGCTTGCTTCGAGCCGGCACTGGATTATATCGTTTCCAAAATCCCGCGTTGGCCGTTCGATAAATTCACAGCTGCCAACCGTAAATTAGGTACACAAATGAAGGCGACTGGCGAAGTTATGGCGATCGGCCGTACGTTCGAAGAGTCCATTCACAAAGCAGTACGTTCCCTAGAGATCGGTGTACATCGCCTATTCCTTAAAGAAACGGATTTGCTTGATACAGAAACATTGGAGTTACGCTTGCAAAAACCGGACGATGAGCGCCTATTCTTATTGGCAGAAGCTTACCGCAGAGGCTACACGGTGGAGCAATTGCAGAATTTGACGAACATTGACTGGTGGTTCTTGAACAAGCTTGATGGTCTGATCAAATACGAGAAAGAAATCGCGGCAAGTGAACTGACGAATGAACTGCTTTTCGAAACGAAGCGCAAAGGCTTCACAGATCGTGCTATTGCCGAGATTCGCACATTAGCTGGATGCTCGACATTCACCAAAGAAGCTGAAATCAGAACACACCGTCTGAAACAAAACATCAAGCCTGTGTACAAAATGGTTGATACTTGCGCAGCTGAATTCGAAGCTTCAACGCCTTATTACTACTCTACTTATGAGCAAGAAGACGAAGTTACAGAAACAACCAAAGAGAAAGTCGTTGTATTAGGCTCCGGTCCGATTCGTATCGGTCAAGGGATTGAGTTCGACTACTCCACCGTTCATGCGGTATGGGCAATTCAAGCAGCTGGTTATGAAGCGGTTATCATCAATAACAACCCAGAAACGGTTTCCACGGACTTTAACACGTCGGACCGCTTGTACTTCGAGCCTTTATTCTTCGAGGATGTTATGAACGTCATCGAGCGTGAGAATCCAATCGGAGTTATCGTTCAGTTCGGTGGACAAACCGCGATTAACTTGGCAGCACCGTTGCACAAAGCAGGCGTACGCATCCTAGGATCTGATCTGGAAAGCATTGATACGGCCGAAGATCGCAAGAAATTCGAAGCTTTGTTGAGCAAGCTTTCGATTGCTCAACCTCCAGGCGGTACTGTAACATCTGTTGACCAAGCCGTAGGAACAGCAGCGAAATTCGGTTATCCGGTTATCGTTCGTCCTTCTTATGTCTTAGGCGGCCGTGCAATGGAAATCGTCTACTCCGATGAAGAATTGCTTAGCTACATGGAATATGCCGTGAAGATTAACCCTGAGCATCCGGTTCTGATTGACCGCTATATGCTTGGCAAAGAAGTTGAAGTTGACGCGATCTGTGATAGAGAAACGGTTCTGATCCCAGGTATTATGGAACATGTTGAGCGCGCAGGGGTTCACTCCGGTGACTCGATCGCCGTGTATCCACCGCAATCGCTCTCCGATGAGATCAAGCAACAAATTATTGAAATTACGACGAAAATCGGCCTGGAATTGAACGTGGTTGGTCTAGTCAACATCCAGTTCGTCATTCACAACGATCAAGTGTATGTTATCGAGGTTAACCCGCGTTCTTCCAGAACGGTGCCGTTTTTAAGTAAAGTAACGAACATTCCAATGGCGAATGTGGCGACGCGCGTAATTATGGGGCAAAAACTGACGGATATGGGATACCAAAGCGGACTATGGCCAGAAGATAAGTACGTTTCTGTTAAAGTGCCGGTATTCTCCTTCGCGAAACTGCGCCGTGTAGACACAACACTCGGACCTGAGATGAAATCAACAGGCGAGGTTATGGGACGCGATATTAACTTTGCAAAAGCTCTATACAAAGGCCTGATCGGTGCAGGCATGAAAATTCCTGCTGCTGGCTCCGTTGTTGTAACGGTTGCTGACAAAGATAAGGAAGAAGCGATCGAAATTTTGAAAGGCTTCTACCGTCTTGGTTATAAAATCATTGCAACTGGCGGTACGGCTACGGCAATTCAAGAGGCTGGACTTCCTGTAACGACCGTTCATAAGCTGAGCGAAGGTTCACCGAACATTCTGGATCTGATCCGTGGCGGCGAAGCACAGTTTGT